A window from Eubalaena glacialis isolate mEubGla1 chromosome 1, mEubGla1.1.hap2.+ XY, whole genome shotgun sequence encodes these proteins:
- the NFKB2 gene encoding nuclear factor NF-kappa-B p100 subunit isoform X2 codes for MDSCYDPGLDGIIEYDDFKFNPTIVQPKEPAPETADGPYLVIVEQPKQRGFRFRYGCEGPSHGGLPGASSEKGRKTYPTVKICNYEGPAKIEVDLVTHSDPPRAHAHSLVGKQCSELGVCAVSVGPKDMTAQFNNLGVLHVTKKNMMEIMIQKLQRQRLRSRPQGLTEAERRELEQEAKELKKVMDLSIVRLRFSAFLRASDGSFSLPLKPVISQPIHDSKSPGASNLKISRMDKTAGSVRGGDEVYLLCDKVQKDDIEVRFYEDDENGWQAFGDFSPTDVHKQYAIVFRTPPYHKMKIERPVTVFLQLKRKRGGDVSDSKQFTYYPLVEDKEEVQRKRRKALPTFSQPFGGGSHMGGGSGGSAGGYGGAGGGGGSLGFFSSSLAYSPYQSGAAPMGCYPGGGGGAQMASEAPSVDAGEEAAELSAPSGTLQREQQAPELLHRAREYNARLFGLAQRSARALLDYGVTADARALLAGQRHLLTAQDENGDTPLHLAIIHGQTSVIEQIAHVIYHAPHLGVVNLTNHLHQTPLHLAVITGQTSVVSFLLQVGADPALLDRHGDSAVHLALRARASAPDLLRTLLRSGVPSMPQLLHVPDFEGLYPVHLAVRARSPECLDLLVDNGAEVEAAERQGGRTALHLATEMEELGLVTHLVTKLRANVNARTFAGNTPLHLAAGLGSPTLTRLLLKAGADIHAENEEPLCPLPSPPTSGSDSDSEGPERDTRGSFRGHTPLDLTRSSKVKTLLLNAAQDTMAPPLTPPSPAGEISPPIARPQTPAHRGLFSFRATQGGLPFSIPVLRPLPPVALPALSGYHVRKVAFSCVFAHLWGVTNMCVSPSGPEMPLEDTVLQNLEHLLDGPGAQGSWAELAERLGLRSLVDTYRKTASPSGSLLRSYKLAGGDLAGLLDALSDMGLEEGVRLLRGPETREKLPSTEVKEDSAYGSQSVEQEAEKLGPPPEPPGGLCHGHPQPQVH; via the exons ATGGACAGTTGCTACGACCCA GGTCTGGATGGCATCATTGAATATGACGATTTCAAATTCAACCCGACCATTGTGCAGCCCAAGGAGCCAGCCCCAGAGACAG CTGATGGCCCCTACCTGGTGATCGTGGAACAGCCTAAGCAG CGAGGTTTCCGATTTCGATATGGCTGTGAAGGCCCTTCCCACGGAGGACTGCCAGGTGCCTCCAGCGAGAAGGGTCGGAAGACTTATCCCACAGTCAAG ATCTGTAACTACGAGGGACCGGCCAAGATCGAGGTGGACCTGGTAACACACAGTGACCCGCCTCGTGCTCACGCCCACAGTTTGGTGGGCAAGCAATGCTCGGAGCTGGGGGTCTGCGCAGTGTCTGTGGGGCCCAAGGACATGACTGCCCA ATTTAACAACCTTGGTGTCCTGCATGTGACCAAGAAGAACATGATGGAGATAATGATACAAAAACTTCAGAGACAGCGGCTTCGCTCCAGGCCCCAGGGCCTTACGG AGGCTGAGCGTCGGGAGCTGGAGCAGGAGGCCAAGGAACTAAAGAAGGTGATGGATCTGAGCATTGTGCGGCTGCGCTTTTCTGCCTTCCTTCGAGCCAGTGATGGCTCCTTCTCTCTGCCCCTGAAGCCAGTTATATCTCAGCCCATCCATGACAGCA AGTCTCCTGGAGCCTCAAACCTGAAGATTTCTCGAATGGACAAGACAGCTGGCTCTGTGCGGGGTGGAGATGAGGTTTATCTGCTTTGTGACAAGGTGCAGAAAG ATGACATTGAGGTTCGGTTCTACGAGGATGATGAGAATGGATGGCAGGCCTTCGGGGACTTTTCTCCCACAGATGTTCACAAACAG TATGCCATTGTGTTCCGGACACCTCCCTATCACAAGATGAAGATTGAGCGTCCTGTAACCGTGTTCCTGCAACTGAAACGCAAGCGTGGGGGGGATGTCTCTGACTCCAAACAGTTCACCTATTATCCTCTGGTGGAAG ACAAGGAGGAGGTGCAGCGGAAGCGGAGGAAAGCCTTGCCCACCTTCTCCCAGCCCTTTGGGGGTGGCTCCCACATGGGTGGAGGCTCTGGGGGCTCGGCTGGGGGTTatggaggagctggaggaggag GTGGCAGCCTcggctttttctcctcctccttggcCTATAGCCCCTACCAGTCCGGTGCGGCCCCAATGGGCTGCTACCcgggaggcgggggcggggcgcagATGGCCTCCGAGGCGCCTAGCGTGGATGCTGGGGAGGAAGCAGCAGAGCTGAGCGCCCCCTCCGGGACCCTCCAGCGCGAACAGCAGGCCCCGGAGCTGCTGCATCGAG CCCGGGAATACAACGCGCGCCTGTTCGGCCTGGCGCAGCGCAGCGCCCGAGCCTTGCTCGACTACGGCGTCACGGCAGACGCGCGCGCGCTGCTGGCGGGACAGCGCCACCTGCTGACCGCGCAGGACGAGAACGGAGACAC gccgctGCATTTGGCCATCATCCACGGGCAGACCAGCGTCATTGAGCAAATAGCCCACGTCATCTACCACGCCCCGCACCTCGGCGTTGTTAATCTCACCAACCACCTGCACCAG ACGCCCCTGCATCTGGCAGTGATCACCGGGCAGACCAGCGTGGTGAGCTTCCTGCTGCAGGTGGGCGCAGATCCAGCACTGCTGGATCGGCATGGAGACTCAGCCGTGCACCTGGCACTCCGGGCACGTGCCAGTGCCCCCGACCTGCTGCGCACCCTGCTGCGGAGTGGGGTTCCCAGCATGCCCCAACTGTTGCACGTGCCAGACTTTGAAG GGCTGTACCCAGTACACCTGGCGGTCCGTGCCCGAAGCCCCGAGTGCCTGGATCTGCTGGTGGACAATGGGGCTGAAGTGGAGGCTGCAGAGCGGCAGGGGGGCCGAACAGCCCTGCATCTAGCCACAGAAATGGAGGAGCTGGGGTTGGTCACCCATCTGGTCACCAAG CTCCGGGCCAACGTGAATGCCCGTACCTTTGCGGGAAACACGCCCCTACACCTGGCAGCTGGACTGGGATCCCCGACCCTCACCCGCCTCCTTCTGAAGGCTG GTGCCGACATCCATGCAGAGAATGAGGAGCCCCTGTGCCCACTGCCTTCGCCCCCCACCTCTGGTAGTGACTCAGATTCTGAGGGCCCCGAGAGGGACACCCGAGGCAGCTTTCGGGGCCACACACCTCTTGACCTCACTCGCAGCAGCAAG GTGAAGACCTTGCTGCTAAATGCTGCTCAGGACACCATGGCGCCCCCCCTGACCCCACCTAGCCCTGCAGGTGAGATCTCCCCACCCATTGCCAGACCCCAGACCCCTGCTCACAGAGGTCTCTTCTCCTTCAGGGCCACTCAAGGAGGTCTCCCTTTCTCCATCCCTGTTCTCCGTCCATTGCCCCCAGTGGCCCTTCCTGCCTTATCAGGTTACCATGTGAGAAAGGTGGCATTCAGCTGTGTTTTTGCCCATCTCTGGGGGGTAACTAACATGTGTGTGTCCCCCTCAGGGCCAGAGATGCCACTTGAGGATACAGTCCTACAGAACCTGGAGCATCTGCTAGACGGGCCAGGAGCCCAGGGCAGCTGGGCAGAACTGGCAGAACGGCTGGGTCTGCGCAGTCTGGTGGACACGTATCGGAAGACGGCCTCACCCAGCGGCAGTCTCCTACGCAGTTACAAG cTGGCTGGTGGGGACTTGGCAGGCCTGCTGGATGCCCTGTCTGACATGGGCCTGGAGGAGGGAGTGAGGCTCCTGAGGGGTCCTGAGACCCGAGAAAAGCTGCCTAGCACAG AGGTGAAGGAGGACAGTGCATACGGGAGCCAGTCGGTGGAACAGGAAGCAGAGAAGCTGGGCCCCCCTCCTGAGCCACCAGGAGGGCTCTGCCACGGACATCCCCAGCCTCAGGTGCACTGA